One genomic window of Halovivax cerinus includes the following:
- a CDS encoding 50S ribosomal protein L5, with product MSDAETSGDFHAMRRPRVEKVVVHMGVGQGGRELADAEDIIEDVTSQESVRTLASKTEPEFGIRQGEPIGTKVTLRGDDATDFLETALAIADLSSNQFDETGNFSFGIAEHTDFPEQEYDPNIGIYGLDVTVNLVRPGYRVSKRDQATRSIPSNHRLTPEDAVRFLEATFDVEVDDE from the coding sequence CGGTGACTTCCACGCGATGCGCCGGCCGCGCGTCGAGAAGGTCGTCGTCCACATGGGCGTCGGCCAGGGCGGCCGCGAGCTCGCGGACGCCGAGGACATCATCGAGGACGTAACCAGCCAGGAGAGCGTACGCACGCTCGCCTCGAAGACCGAGCCCGAATTCGGCATCCGTCAGGGAGAGCCGATCGGGACGAAGGTCACCCTTCGTGGCGACGACGCCACCGACTTCCTCGAGACGGCGTTGGCGATCGCCGATCTGTCGTCGAACCAGTTCGACGAGACGGGGAACTTCAGCTTCGGCATCGCCGAGCACACGGACTTCCCCGAACAGGAGTACGACCCGAACATCGGGATCTACGGGCTGGACGTGACCGTCAACCTGGTTCGTCCGGGGTATCGCGTTTCAAAGCGCGACCAGGCGACCCGATCGATCCCGTCGAACCACCGACTGACACCCGAGGACGCGGTTCGCTTCCTCGAGGCGACGTTCGACGTGGAGGTAGACGATGAGTGA
- a CDS encoding 30S ribosomal protein S14 gives MSESENERTGEHAEKRTGQLAACQRCGRNQGLVGKYDINLCRQCFREIARDMGFKKYR, from the coding sequence ATGAGTGAAAGTGAGAACGAACGGACGGGCGAGCACGCCGAAAAGCGGACGGGCCAGCTAGCGGCCTGCCAGCGTTGCGGCCGCAATCAGGGCCTCGTCGGCAAGTACGACATCAACCTGTGCCGGCAGTGCTTCCGGGAGATCGCCCGCGACATGGGATTCAAGAAGTACCGATGA
- a CDS encoding 30S ribosomal protein S8 yields the protein MTGNDPLSNALSGIDNAESVGHLSHDVRPASNVIGQVLEVFYDRGYIDGFAHVDDGKGGQFEVELNGAINECGPVKPRYSAGADEFEKWEKRFLPARDFGALVVTTSEGIMSHYEARERGIGGQVIAYVY from the coding sequence ATGACAGGAAACGATCCACTCAGCAACGCGCTCTCGGGCATCGACAACGCCGAGAGCGTGGGTCATCTGAGCCACGACGTACGGCCCGCCTCGAACGTGATCGGCCAGGTGCTCGAGGTCTTCTACGACCGCGGGTACATCGACGGCTTCGCGCACGTCGACGACGGCAAGGGCGGACAGTTCGAGGTCGAATTGAACGGAGCGATCAACGAGTGCGGCCCCGTCAAGCCACGCTACAGTGCCGGCGCCGACGAGTTCGAGAAGTGGGAGAAGCGATTCCTCCCCGCTCGAGACTTCGGTGCGCTCGTCGTTACGACGAGCGAGGGCATCATGAGCCACTACGAGGCTCGCGAGCGCGGCATCGGGGGACAGGTGATCGCCTACGTCTACTAG
- a CDS encoding 50S ribosomal protein L6 has product MAHTTLTIPDDVTVEVDHLDVTVDGPEGTVSRRLWYPDVTVETDGDQVVIESDADDAKTNATVGTFESHVRNAFHGVTEGWEYEMEVFYSHFPMQVTVEGDDVVIENFLGEKAPRRTTIHGETQVSVDGEAITLSGPNKEHVGQTAADIEQLTQVSGKDTRVFQDGVYITVKPQKGGA; this is encoded by the coding sequence ATGGCACACACAACACTCACCATACCCGACGACGTAACCGTCGAGGTCGACCACCTCGACGTGACGGTCGACGGTCCGGAGGGGACGGTTTCCCGTCGCCTCTGGTACCCCGACGTCACCGTCGAGACGGATGGCGACCAGGTGGTCATCGAGAGCGACGCCGACGACGCGAAGACGAACGCGACGGTCGGCACGTTCGAGAGCCACGTCCGAAACGCCTTCCACGGCGTGACCGAGGGCTGGGAGTACGAGATGGAAGTCTTCTACTCGCACTTTCCCATGCAGGTCACCGTCGAGGGCGACGATGTCGTCATCGAGAACTTCCTCGGCGAGAAGGCACCGCGACGCACGACGATCCACGGTGAGACCCAGGTGAGCGTGGATGGCGAGGCCATCACGCTCTCCGGTCCCAACAAGGAACACGTCGGCCAGACGGCCGCGGACATCGAGCAGCTGACCCAGGTCAGCGGCAAGGACACCCGCGTCTTCCAGGACGGCGTCTACATCACCGTCAAACCACAGAAAGGAGGTGCCTGA
- a CDS encoding 50S ribosomal protein L32e: protein MADDEPEDVEETVDDDPSADADGPSSLGEISGVGESKADALREAGYESVDDVREASQDDLAAVDGVGMALAARIKADVGDLEVDAETEAEIEDEAEPEAETEDVETELQPRGLTEKEPDLTDEEGRLLTERRHEGNPQFNRQDYHKKKRTPESWRRPRGGLSKQRRGVKGKGPKVEAGYRTPKAVRGTHPSGFEEVRVENVDDLEGVDGDTEAVRIASSVGARKRERIEERAEDAGVRVLNPTYVEVEVDE from the coding sequence ATGGCAGACGACGAACCAGAAGACGTCGAGGAAACGGTCGACGACGACCCGTCGGCGGACGCTGACGGCCCGTCGAGTCTCGGCGAGATCAGCGGTGTCGGCGAGAGCAAGGCCGACGCGCTGCGCGAGGCCGGCTACGAATCCGTCGACGACGTCCGCGAGGCGTCCCAGGACGATCTGGCTGCGGTCGACGGCGTCGGCATGGCACTGGCCGCACGTATCAAGGCCGACGTCGGCGATCTCGAAGTCGACGCGGAGACCGAGGCCGAGATCGAAGACGAGGCCGAACCAGAAGCCGAGACCGAAGACGTCGAAACCGAACTGCAGCCCCGGGGTCTGACCGAGAAGGAACCCGACCTCACCGACGAGGAGGGTCGCCTGCTGACCGAGCGGCGCCACGAAGGCAACCCGCAGTTCAACCGACAGGACTACCACAAGAAAAAGCGGACACCTGAATCCTGGCGTCGACCGCGTGGCGGCCTCTCGAAGCAGCGCCGCGGCGTGAAGGGCAAGGGTCCGAAGGTCGAGGCCGGCTACCGAACGCCCAAAGCGGTGCGCGGCACGCACCCGAGCGGCTTCGAGGAGGTCCGCGTCGAGAACGTGGACGATCTCGAGGGTGTCGACGGCGACACGGAGGCCGTTCGAATCGCCTCCTCGGTCGGCGCGCGAAAGCGCGAACGCATCGAGGAGCGAGCCGAGGACGCGGGCGTTCGCGTCCTCAACCCGACGTACGTCGAAGTGGAGGTAGACGAATGA
- a CDS encoding 50S ribosomal protein L19e, producing MTDLSAQKRLAADVMDVGENRIWLDPDAQGEISQAITREEIRELVDEGTIRAEDARGNSRGRARERNAKRAYGHQKGPGKRRGKAGARQNEKEQWRNQIRAQRRKLRELRDADELTPTEYRELYRKAGGGEFRSVRYMLTYIENEYGDE from the coding sequence ATGACGGATCTGAGTGCACAGAAACGACTCGCAGCGGACGTCATGGACGTCGGCGAGAACCGCATCTGGCTCGACCCGGATGCCCAGGGAGAGATCTCCCAGGCCATCACGCGCGAGGAGATCCGCGAACTCGTCGACGAGGGAACCATCCGCGCCGAGGACGCCCGTGGTAACTCCCGCGGGCGAGCCCGCGAACGGAACGCGAAGCGAGCGTACGGCCACCAGAAGGGGCCGGGAAAGCGACGCGGCAAGGCGGGTGCCCGGCAGAACGAGAAAGAACAGTGGCGAAACCAGATTCGGGCTCAGCGACGGAAGCTGCGCGAGCTACGTGATGCGGACGAGCTCACGCCGACCGAGTACCGCGAACTCTACCGCAAGGCCGGTGGAGGCGAGTTCCGCAGCGTCCGGTACATGCTGACCTACATCGAGAACGAATACGGTGACGAATAA
- a CDS encoding 50S ribosomal protein L18, which translates to MATGPRYKVPMRRRREVRTDYHQRLRLLKSGKPRLVARTSNAHVRAQLITPGPQGDETHASAHSGDLAEYGWEAPTGNLPAAYLTGLLAGTCAVEAGIEEAVLDLGLNTATPGNKVFAVQEGAIDAGLEIPHNDSVLADWSRTRGEHIAEYAESLDEPLYGGDFDATDLPEHFDEVREAISNE; encoded by the coding sequence ATGGCAACAGGACCACGCTATAAGGTACCGATGCGACGTCGCCGGGAGGTCCGGACGGACTACCATCAGCGGTTGCGCCTGCTGAAATCCGGTAAGCCGCGCCTCGTCGCGCGGACGTCCAACGCACACGTCAGGGCGCAGCTGATCACTCCCGGCCCTCAGGGCGACGAGACACACGCAAGCGCACACTCGGGCGATCTCGCCGAGTACGGCTGGGAGGCACCGACTGGAAACCTCCCGGCGGCGTATCTGACCGGACTGCTGGCCGGGACATGCGCCGTCGAGGCTGGAATCGAGGAGGCGGTCCTCGATCTCGGTCTCAACACGGCGACACCCGGGAACAAGGTGTTCGCGGTCCAGGAGGGCGCGATCGACGCTGGGCTGGAGATTCCCCACAACGACAGCGTCCTCGCCGACTGGTCGCGAACGCGTGGCGAGCACATCGCCGAGTACGCCGAGTCGCTCGACGAGCCGCTCTACGGCGGTGACTTCGACGCGACGGACCTGCCGGAACACTTCGACGAGGTACGGGAGGCGATCAGCAATGAGTAA
- a CDS encoding 30S ribosomal protein S5 — MSNGYDDGWEPVTRLGRMVQDGEIDTMSAALNSGLPLKEPELVDQLLPGLDDEVLDINMVQRMTDSGRRVKFRCVVTVGDRNGFVGYAEGRDDQVGSAIQKAIEIAKLNIIEVPRGSGSWEDRSDRPHSLTHRTSGKAGSVEVDLIPAPEGLGLAASDTVRAVLELAGIENAWTQSHGNTRTTVNLAKATFNALENASQSRRPAARSDTDTGEVVER, encoded by the coding sequence ATGAGTAACGGCTATGACGACGGGTGGGAGCCCGTCACGCGACTCGGACGGATGGTACAGGACGGCGAAATCGATACGATGTCGGCCGCGCTCAACTCCGGACTCCCGCTGAAGGAACCGGAGCTCGTCGACCAGCTCCTGCCAGGGCTCGACGACGAGGTGCTCGACATCAACATGGTCCAGCGGATGACCGACTCCGGTCGCCGGGTGAAGTTCCGCTGCGTCGTCACCGTCGGCGACCGCAACGGCTTCGTCGGCTACGCCGAGGGGCGAGACGACCAGGTCGGCTCGGCCATCCAGAAGGCCATCGAGATAGCGAAGCTGAACATCATCGAGGTGCCCCGCGGCTCCGGTTCGTGGGAGGACCGGTCGGACCGACCGCACTCGTTGACCCACCGAACTAGCGGGAAGGCGGGCTCCGTCGAGGTCGATCTCATTCCGGCCCCCGAGGGTCTCGGATTGGCGGCGAGCGATACCGTTCGCGCCGTCCTCGAACTCGCAGGGATCGAGAACGCCTGGACACAGAGCCACGGCAATACGCGGACGACTGTCAACCTCGCGAAGGCGACGTTCAACGCACTCGAGAACGCCTCGCAGTCCCGACGGCCGGCGGCTCGTTCGGACACCGACACGGGTGAGGTGGTCGAACGATGA
- a CDS encoding 50S ribosomal protein L30 encodes MNAIVQLRGEVDRADAVDDTLMMLNVPEVNHATLVPETDAYRGMLTKVHDYVAYGEPDVDVLAAVLAKRAEPLEGRQADVDESWLADNTDFDDFEDLAEALLAEETTLREEGLSPTLRLHPPRGGHAGIKKPTGEGGQLGKHTTEQINDLLESMR; translated from the coding sequence ATGAACGCGATCGTTCAACTTCGCGGCGAAGTCGACCGCGCCGACGCCGTCGACGACACGCTGATGATGCTTAACGTCCCGGAGGTCAACCACGCGACGCTCGTCCCCGAGACGGACGCCTACCGTGGGATGCTCACGAAGGTCCACGACTACGTCGCGTACGGCGAACCGGACGTGGACGTGCTGGCTGCGGTTCTCGCGAAACGTGCGGAACCGCTCGAGGGTCGACAGGCAGACGTCGACGAGTCGTGGCTCGCCGACAACACGGACTTCGACGACTTCGAGGATCTGGCCGAGGCGCTACTCGCAGAGGAAACGACGCTTCGCGAGGAGGGACTTTCACCGACGCTTCGCCTGCACCCGCCGCGGGGCGGGCACGCGGGTATCAAGAAACCGACCGGTGAGGGTGGCCAACTCGGAAAGCATACAACGGAGCAGATTAACGACCTGCTAGAATCGATGCGCTAA
- a CDS encoding uL15m family ribosomal protein, with the protein MTSKKRRQRGSRTHGGGTHKNRRGAGHRGGRGRAGRSKHEFHNYEPKHKHGFKRPQDARPTVAEIDVRTLDEDVPLLVADGLAEETDDGYAIDARDVVEDGHEVDVVKVLGSGRVHDTISVTADAFTESAREKLEDAGGAAVLSERGEERAAETDDENTED; encoded by the coding sequence ATGACGAGTAAAAAACGACGCCAGCGCGGTTCGCGGACGCACGGCGGCGGTACCCACAAGAATCGACGTGGGGCCGGTCACCGCGGCGGACGCGGCCGCGCGGGGCGATCCAAACACGAGTTCCACAACTACGAACCGAAGCACAAACACGGCTTCAAGCGCCCGCAGGACGCCCGGCCGACCGTGGCCGAGATCGACGTCCGAACGTTAGACGAGGACGTCCCGCTCCTCGTCGCCGACGGCCTGGCCGAAGAGACCGACGACGGCTACGCGATCGACGCGCGCGACGTGGTCGAAGACGGCCACGAGGTCGACGTCGTGAAGGTCCTCGGTTCCGGACGGGTCCACGACACAATCTCGGTGACTGCCGACGCGTTCACCGAGAGTGCCCGGGAGAAACTCGAAGACGCTGGTGGCGCGGCCGTACTGTCGGAGCGAGGCGAGGAGCGAGCCGCCGAAACTGACGACGAGAACACAGAGGACTAA
- the secY gene encoding preprotein translocase subunit SecY, whose amino-acid sequence MGWKEAAEPVLTRMPAVRRPEGHVPFKRKLMWTGAILVLYFFLTNIAILGTTGGGEDLFGEFRAILAGQQGSILQVGIGPIVTASIVLQLLGGANLLGLDTDDPRDQVLYQGLQKLLVVVMTALTAAPLVVAGSGFLVPAQQLTLGSLTFGATGVKLLMFAQIFVGGILILYMDEVVSKWGVGSGVGLFIIAGVSQMLVAGFFAFERGAGFFYTWYLILTGDVQIESVLGGNGLYQLLVSEGQIVALLTTVLIFLIVVYTESVRVEIPLSHSRVKGARGRFPVKLIYASVLPMILVRAVQANVQFLGRILNQQWANMPKFLGQYNASGEPVSGFFYYTAPIYRPQDWMWWTGLTQDTWMVLLRIGVDLTFMVIGGAIFAIFWVETTDMGPESTAKQIQNSGMQIPGFRQNVGVVEKVMERYIPQVTVIGGALVGLLAVWANMLGTIGGVTGTGLLLAVSITYKLYEEIAEEQMMEMHPMMRQMFGSE is encoded by the coding sequence ATGGGCTGGAAGGAAGCCGCCGAACCGGTGCTGACGCGGATGCCCGCGGTCCGCAGACCGGAGGGACACGTTCCCTTCAAGCGCAAGCTCATGTGGACCGGGGCGATCCTGGTACTGTACTTCTTCCTCACGAATATCGCCATCCTGGGGACGACAGGGGGAGGCGAGGACCTCTTCGGCGAGTTCCGGGCGATCCTGGCCGGACAGCAGGGGTCGATCCTGCAGGTCGGGATCGGACCGATCGTCACGGCGAGCATCGTCTTGCAACTGCTCGGCGGGGCGAACCTGCTCGGGCTCGATACCGACGATCCGCGCGATCAGGTCCTCTACCAGGGGTTGCAGAAGCTACTCGTCGTTGTGATGACGGCGTTGACCGCCGCACCGCTGGTAGTCGCCGGAAGCGGCTTCCTGGTACCGGCCCAGCAGCTCACGCTCGGGAGTCTCACGTTCGGTGCGACGGGCGTGAAGCTGCTCATGTTCGCCCAGATCTTCGTCGGCGGCATCCTCATCCTCTACATGGACGAGGTAGTCAGCAAGTGGGGCGTCGGCAGCGGTGTCGGCCTCTTCATCATCGCTGGCGTGAGCCAGATGCTCGTCGCCGGCTTCTTCGCCTTCGAACGGGGCGCTGGCTTCTTCTACACCTGGTACCTGATCCTGACCGGCGACGTCCAGATCGAGTCCGTCCTCGGTGGTAACGGGCTCTACCAGCTGCTCGTCTCCGAGGGCCAGATCGTGGCCCTGTTGACGACGGTGTTGATCTTCCTGATCGTCGTATACACGGAGTCCGTCCGCGTCGAGATTCCCCTCAGCCACTCGCGTGTGAAAGGGGCTCGCGGACGATTCCCGGTGAAACTCATCTACGCGAGCGTCCTGCCGATGATCCTCGTTCGTGCCGTCCAGGCGAACGTCCAGTTCCTCGGCCGGATTCTGAACCAGCAGTGGGCGAACATGCCGAAATTCCTCGGACAGTACAACGCGAGCGGTGAACCCGTGAGCGGATTCTTCTACTATACGGCGCCGATCTACAGACCACAGGACTGGATGTGGTGGACCGGTCTCACGCAGGACACCTGGATGGTTCTCCTGCGGATCGGGGTCGACCTCACGTTCATGGTGATCGGTGGTGCCATCTTCGCTATCTTCTGGGTCGAGACGACCGACATGGGGCCCGAATCGACGGCCAAACAGATCCAGAACTCCGGGATGCAGATCCCCGGCTTCCGCCAGAACGTCGGCGTCGTCGAGAAGGTCATGGAACGGTACATCCCGCAAGTGACCGTCATCGGCGGTGCGCTCGTCGGCTTGCTCGCCGTCTGGGCCAACATGCTCGGCACTATCGGCGGCGTCACCGGGACCGGCCTGCTGCTGGCCGTCTCCATCACCTACAAGCTCTACGAGGAGATCGCCGAAGAGCAGATGATGGAGATGCACCCGATGATGCGCCAGATGTTCGGCAGCGAGTAG
- a CDS encoding cupin domain-containing protein, with protein sequence MEKVRIDDVENDVQPAAVMRHVTGPLGASDLAINYYELEPGDSFAYAYHRHSVQEEVFYVQSGVATFETVDGPVEVAAGEVIRFPPGEFQRGWNRGEERVVSLALGAPLEYGEQVKLRDCPECGEATDNELDRVVDDDAPGGEATVARCSRCGIETGRWTRGSMPGEVP encoded by the coding sequence ATGGAGAAAGTCCGAATCGACGACGTCGAGAACGACGTCCAGCCCGCAGCGGTGATGCGCCACGTGACGGGACCGCTCGGGGCCTCGGATCTGGCGATCAATTACTACGAACTAGAACCCGGTGACAGCTTCGCGTACGCGTACCACCGTCACAGCGTCCAGGAGGAGGTGTTCTACGTGCAATCGGGGGTCGCGACGTTCGAGACAGTGGACGGACCGGTCGAGGTTGCGGCCGGCGAGGTAATTCGATTTCCGCCGGGCGAGTTCCAGCGGGGGTGGAACCGCGGCGAGGAACGCGTCGTCTCGCTGGCGCTGGGCGCGCCACTCGAGTACGGGGAACAGGTGAAGCTCCGGGACTGTCCGGAGTGCGGGGAAGCGACAGACAACGAACTCGACCGTGTGGTCGACGACGATGCACCGGGTGGTGAGGCGACCGTTGCCCGGTGTTCTCGGTGCGGGATCGAAACCGGTCGCTGGACGAGGGGATCGATGCCCGGCGAGGTTCCCTGA
- a CDS encoding high-potential iron-sulfur protein — MDSGTPTRRRLLMLAAGGSISLTAGCINTPTSGQVVSEEPANYCLDQLDESVPEAEATALSIDGVERQPAEELLPKDEAGYACGPQDGMLCGNCTFYIDDKNGNAIGACAVVAGEVRSVDWCGLWAPRDGFGGANSE; from the coding sequence ATGGACTCCGGGACACCAACCCGGCGGCGATTGCTCATGCTCGCCGCAGGCGGATCGATTTCGCTCACGGCCGGTTGTATCAACACACCGACGAGCGGACAGGTCGTGTCCGAGGAGCCCGCCAATTACTGCCTGGACCAGCTGGACGAGAGCGTCCCGGAGGCGGAAGCAACGGCCCTGAGTATCGACGGGGTCGAACGGCAACCGGCTGAGGAGCTCCTCCCCAAAGACGAAGCGGGCTACGCGTGTGGTCCACAGGACGGGATGCTCTGTGGAAACTGTACGTTCTACATCGACGATAAGAACGGGAACGCGATCGGTGCCTGTGCCGTCGTCGCCGGGGAAGTTCGATCGGTCGACTGGTGTGGACTCTGGGCACCTCGCGATGGGTTCGGCGGCGCCAATTCGGAGTGA
- a CDS encoding 4Fe-4S ferredoxin N-terminal domain-containing protein translates to MTDPDEPFHPLGQEWEDELEDLLDDTEYDTDLGLAMAEDAMRVTSGDLSEEAFHERYHEAVMEEFGRDDRPSADAAAASDESRLDSFLDSDSGGIDRRGVLAAVGAVGAIFGFDGVMGDDETRSAAVGEEDGGTDTGVQWGMSIDLEVCDGCLACMQACQEEHRWNPGMNWMYVMDWESPEEELNSGRGRLVRPCQHCTDAPCEKVCPTTARHTRGSDGLVLTDYDVCIGCRYCQVACPYGVNYFQWDEPNVPLSDIEEDHYYDARGRPVSSRAPRGVMSKCTFCPTRQDGSRGQDAIGTTACEDACPPGAIQFGDMNDEESDPRRYLDDVPLARMQAAAPDDEELQTAIAILSGEQDPAENQDDGMTEEQARQLVDASAGTSVSTFQLLADVGTDPNVIYVGNEPGPHAEQVPGPISYEEVGMLDNNMDRLEEGTVRFEEAG, encoded by the coding sequence GTGACCGATCCCGACGAACCGTTCCATCCGCTGGGCCAGGAGTGGGAGGACGAACTGGAAGACCTGCTAGACGACACGGAGTACGACACCGACCTCGGACTCGCGATGGCCGAGGATGCGATGCGCGTGACGTCGGGTGACCTCTCCGAGGAGGCGTTTCACGAACGGTATCACGAGGCGGTGATGGAGGAGTTCGGCCGGGACGATAGACCGTCGGCCGACGCAGCCGCGGCCAGCGACGAGTCTCGACTCGATTCGTTCCTGGATTCGGACTCTGGCGGCATCGATAGACGCGGCGTGCTCGCCGCCGTCGGTGCCGTTGGCGCCATATTCGGCTTCGACGGTGTGATGGGCGACGACGAAACTCGATCCGCCGCCGTCGGAGAAGAGGACGGCGGTACTGACACGGGCGTCCAGTGGGGCATGTCGATCGACCTCGAGGTCTGCGACGGTTGTCTCGCCTGTATGCAAGCGTGTCAGGAGGAACACCGGTGGAACCCCGGGATGAACTGGATGTACGTCATGGACTGGGAGTCGCCGGAGGAGGAACTCAATTCGGGTCGTGGCCGTCTCGTCCGTCCCTGCCAGCACTGCACGGACGCGCCCTGCGAGAAGGTCTGTCCGACGACGGCTCGCCACACCAGGGGATCCGACGGTCTCGTCCTGACGGACTACGACGTCTGTATCGGCTGTCGATACTGTCAGGTCGCCTGTCCGTACGGCGTCAACTACTTCCAGTGGGACGAACCGAACGTTCCGCTGAGCGATATCGAAGAGGATCATTACTACGACGCCAGGGGACGACCGGTTTCGAGTCGCGCCCCCCGCGGCGTGATGAGCAAGTGTACGTTCTGTCCGACGAGACAGGACGGCTCACGCGGCCAGGACGCGATCGGGACGACCGCCTGCGAGGATGCGTGCCCACCCGGTGCGATCCAGTTTGGGGACATGAACGACGAGGAGAGCGATCCACGTCGGTACCTGGACGACGTTCCGCTGGCTCGGATGCAAGCTGCTGCCCCCGATGACGAGGAGTTGCAGACGGCGATCGCGATACTCTCCGGTGAGCAGGATCCGGCCGAGAATCAGGACGACGGCATGACGGAAGAGCAGGCTCGCCAACTCGTCGACGCGTCGGCGGGTACGAGCGTCTCGACCTTTCAACTGCTGGCGGACGTCGGGACCGACCCGAACGTCATCTACGTCGGGAACGAACCCGGGCCGCACGCCGAACAGGTTCCTGGCCCGATCAGTTACGAGGAAGTCGGAATGCTCGACAACAACATGGATCGGCTTGAGGAGGGGACAGTCAGGTTCGAAGAAGCGGGGTAG
- a CDS encoding cytochrome C oxidase subunit IV family protein, whose product MSDIRKYTVIYVALLVLATAKVAFHGLDLGYGMFVGIIGVLAVMKIGLIAGWFQHLIDEPRSISYMMATAFFMVLLLVAAAGYSIQGT is encoded by the coding sequence ATGAGCGACATCAGAAAATACACGGTCATTTACGTCGCGCTTCTCGTGCTCGCGACGGCGAAGGTCGCCTTCCACGGACTGGACCTCGGATACGGAATGTTCGTCGGCATCATCGGCGTGCTCGCCGTTATGAAAATCGGGCTCATCGCCGGCTGGTTCCAGCACCTGATCGACGAACCGCGATCGATCTCGTACATGATGGCCACCGCGTTCTTCATGGTACTCCTGCTGGTCGCAGCGGCTGGATACTCCATCCAGGGCACCTGA